The DNA window CCTAGAACAAGGTGACAGTGCTCCGGTGAATGACTCGTCTGGCGGGAACTCGACGATTTTCCAGGTCAGTGCCTATGAGCTGTACAGCGCCGATTTTGGATCATCTGCAGACAAGGCCTTTAGATCCCTCGATGAGAATCCGTATGTCGCGGGAGAGTTTGTATGGACCGGCTGGGACTATCTCGGCGAGCCCACGCCATACAACGTCCGCAGCTCCTACTCGGGCATGATAGACTTGGCAGGATTTCCGAAAGAGCGCTTCCATCTCTATCAGTCGCGCTGGAAGCCGGACCTGGCCATGGCCCATATTCTCCCTCACTGGAACTGGCCAGACCGCGTGGGCAAAGTGACTCCTGTTCACGTCTTCTCCTCtggcgacgaggccgagcttTTCGTCAATGGAAGATCCCAAGGGcgccagaagaaggaggagctcACGTACCGTTTCCGATGGGATCATGTCACTTACCAGCCCGGCGAGGTGCATGTAGTTGCTTACAAGAATGGCCGGCAGTGGGCAAGAGATACGGTGCGAACGACTGGAGAGCCGGCAGCGCTGCGCTTGCAAGCTGATCGCTCTGTAATCAGTGCCGACGGCGTCGATTTGGCATTCATCAGCGCCCAAGTCGTTGACAGCAGAGGAGATGTAGTTCCTCAGGCGACCAACAGCATCCAATTCAGCGTCAGCGGAGCCGGACAGCTTGTTGCTACTGATAATGGCGACGCCTCTGACTATACGTCGTTCCCGTCAGCAGAACGACGGGCATTCAGTGGACGAGCCCTGGCTATTGTAAAGGGGAAGACTAACAAAAAGGGCGAGGCGGTTGTCAAGGCCACTGCCAAGGGGTTGAAGTCTGATGAAGTGATAGTCCGTACTGGATAGATGGTAGGCCTAGATGTGAAAAGCCAATACTTCTGTAAGGCCTGAGGAAACCTAGTAACAGTCTTTGTTGTTAGCTGGACAAAGCATATGGATTTGATGTAGAAAGATGCATTGGGTTTCTACCGATCTGGACTGGCACCCTTTCTGCTAGATAGTATAGACAGAAATCTGTTTCTTTTGTCAAGAGGCTACATACACATCTAATATACACGTTTCAATCCTCTGGTCCCTGCTAATACTTGCTTACATCAATGGGGTACCTCGTCAACCTCACAGCTCTTTATAGAGGACCCTCATCCATCACCCGTTAAATAAAACTGCACACCGACTTCTTCGAAATCTTCTGCACCAAAGCATCCCTATCGCGAAACCTCTGCGGAAACTTGGCCAAGTCGGCCGCCTTCATCAGCCCCCGCGCCTTGGACGCCTCCCCCAAGCTCTCCGTCTTTGACaatttgccgccgccgcccgccGCGCCGACAATGAGCCCCAACATGGCAAATGGCGCAGACGTCGGgtccttgatgatgtcggcaATGGTGACGGCCGCGTTGCCGGCCTCGCTGACGAGCAGCGCGATGCGGGCCAGTGCCGCCGCGCTGCCCACCAGGGGGGCCCAGTGCTTCGCCGACAAAGGGGAGGGCCATGAAAACAAAGGTGAGGATCTTGAATATCAGCtcgcgcttcttctcttgcatGACCCGCTCGCCGATATCCTTGATGTCCTTCATGCTGTCAATGGACtcggccagctgcagcaccgGCATGGCAAAGGCGACGACTGCCTCGAGCTCCGGGACCTGGACGGTGGCGTCTTTGAAGATGTCAATGGCCACCTCGGCAAGGGTCGACAAGAGCGTCTCCTGCAGCGTCGTGATGTTCGTCCAGGCGTTTTCAAGCATCTCCTTTGGGTTTGCCACCACGATGTCGTCGTCCGAGGCCTTGACCGGCACGTGGAGCCGGCGCCGGTAGATGCGGCGGCAGACGGGCATATTCCCGTTGCCGTAGGGCCGCCGAGGCATGTCCTCGGCCTGGGCGGCGCAGTCGTAGTCCTTGCCCCTGTCGCCCCAGGCGATCCAGTCCTTGTCGATGCCCAGAGTCGCGGCCACGTCGTCGTAGAAGCCGTCCTCGTCCGTCAGCTCGTACTCGACGCTGAAcgtctcttccagctccCAGAAGTGCGGCACGCCTGTGCAGGGGTcggtgccgctgctgctaccgGCCTCCCAGTGGCAGGTGAAGAACTGGTTGCCGGGCCCGTCGCCAAAGCGCATGTAGTCGTCCAGCTTGGGGTCGACGAGCTCCTTGACCCATTCCTCGTAGTACTTGAACTTGTCATCGTAGCCGTGCGAGTTCGTGTCGAAGAGGGACAGGCTCTCGAGCAGCATGTTGTAGAGCGTGTCTAGGGTGAAGTAACTGAGGCAGCGGTCGTCGAAGCTGTCGATGGCGTCGGCGACGCCCTCAAGCGTTCCGGGATTGTCCCCGTCGAGGCAGCCATAGCCggcgccgtcgccatcgtcttcctcggtgtcgtcgtcgtcgtagaGGGGCTGTCCGCTGGTATCAGCATCTCCGCCCGTGTCCTCGGTTGCAAAGGTCTCGAGGTCAATGGCCCAGTCTGAGGAGCCGGCAAAGTTGAGCGTCTGGATCCATTTGATGCGCTCCGCCTTGAGGTCTCCGTCCATGTAAGCGACCCAGTCGACTGCCCCGTTGTTTCCATATTCGAGGATATTGGAGGCGGAACTTCCATCTATATAGGTTTTAACAATAGAGTAGTTACCATGGTTTTTGATGATCTCGGTAATCTCGGCGTTTGAGATGTATCCGGCCGTGCTGGTGCAGCGTCCCTTGTACGCCCTCGAGTCCTGCTTTCCGCCAAGGAACGTGCACATTGGATCTTCGCAGTTTTGATTTGCCATGCGGAAACTTCGGCCGTAGCTTGTCACGCCAACGGCAATCTTGGTGGACTTGACGCCAGCCTTGGTAAGCATGGCGAGGGCGTTGTACGTCTCCGTCTTATTGACGTGGGAGCGGAGGCAGTTGCCGCCTTCACAGCTGGGAATGGCCCATTTGTTGTCCACATCTATCACTTGCTGTTAGACATTGAGTTGATGCTCAGTAAGATCAAACATACCCCATTGGCCGTGCAAGTCATATGTCATGTAGATGAAATAGTCGACGTATTTGGCCATGTCCTTGACGGGGTATGCCTGCAAGTACCAGAACGATGCGGGGATGGCAATTGAAATGCTCCTGTCTTTTGGGAGCCTGGACTTgagaagagacagaaaaCCAAGATAGTTGTCTCCCTCACTAGCACTGCCGGGAGGAACGTCTGGGATATCAGGTGCCTGTCGAAGCCAGCGTCAGCATGTTACCGTCACCAAGTAGTTGGAGACATCGACTTACACCTGGGTATTCCCAATCAAAATCAAAGCCATCAATGTTTTCctaataacaaaaaaaaaatagtcAGCCCCTAGCAGGTCCCACAAGAGCGTGTATAGAATCATGACACACACACCTTCTTCATAAAGTTGACGAGATTATTCACAAAAGTCCCCCTGTACGCCGACGTAGTCGCCTGGCGAAACCTCTGAAAAGTATCAGATCCCGTCGAAAAGTCCCATCCTCCAAAAGAGAGAATCCTCTTGTATTCGCCCTCCTTGAATGCACTGAACTCGTCTTGGTAGTCAGAGATGTCGACGTCAAACTCCTTCGTGACCGTCGCAAAGGCAAAGTGCACGTGTGTAAAGTTGTTTTTGGGGATGCTCTTGGGATGCATCGCCAAGCAGTCGCGGTCGTAGCTGAAGGCCTCGTAGTAGCCGATCCTCTTGAACGAGTCTGGGGCTTCGTCGTTGTTCACGACGTCTGAGCCGCAGTGGGAGATGCAGCCATTTGTAAAGGGCTTGGCTGTTCCGGGGGCTCCCGTGTCTGCCGGAGAGGGGACACAGAAATCATCCGTCGTTCCGCAGAAGCCCCAGACGTTGCAACACGCGTTGAGGGGGCATGGGTTCAGGTCCGCGAGAGAAGTGCCGTCGGCCGGCTTCTTCGTGCCTGGAACCAGGGGGGCCACAGGTGGCGTCGGCGACTGCTGCGGGCATGGGGGGATCTCCTGTGCTCAGACAGATGAGCTGCCCGACCTGGAGATTTGCATCACAGCCGGCCCAGCCCCAGGTCTTCTTGTTGAACGACTCAATGTTGGCCACGGTGATGCCGAAGGAGCCTGCGATGGCCAAGCATCCGTCCTCTGCGGCGATCTTGTAGGTGTGGCAGCTGCCGTCGGGGTTGGGCTTGGGGCGCAAGTCGGGCAGAGTcccggcgctgcagcagtagTATTGGCCTGGCTTGAGCGTGGAGCAAAAGTTTGCCTGAGGGTTGAACTTGGCCAGGTTGGCGCTGGAGATGCCGCAGCGGGTCGCCAGGTCGGCACAGCCATCTCCAAACTTGACCTGCTGGGTCTTGCAGTCAGCCCTGGCATGGAGACTGCGTGGCCCCTTGGCCCCCAGAGTGGAATTGCTAGAAAGGGGAGTGATTGTGGTG is part of the Trichoderma atroviride chromosome 1, complete sequence genome and encodes:
- a CDS encoding uncharacterized protein (TransMembrane:1 (i643-659o)~CAZy:GH18), which codes for MHPKSIPKNNFTHVHFAFATVTKEFDVDISDYQDEFSAFKEGEYKRILSFGGWDFSTGSDTFQRFRQATTSAYRGTFVNNLVNFMKKENIDGFDFDWEYPGAPDIPDVPPGSASEGDNYLGFLSLLKSRLPKDRSISIAIPASFWYLQAYPVKDMAKYVDYFIYMTYDLHGQWDVDNKWAIPSCEGGNCLRSHVNKTETYNALAMLTKAGVKSTKIAVGVTSYGRSFRMANQNCEDPMCTFLGGKQDSRAYKGRCTSTAGYISNAEITEIIKNHGNYSIVKTYIDGSSASNILEYGNNGAVDWVAYMDGDLKAERIKWIQTLNFAGSSDWAIDLETFATEDTGGDADTSGQPLYDDDDTEEDDGDGAGYGCLDGDNPGTLEGVADAIDSFDDRCLSYFTLDTLYNMLLESLSLFDTNSHGYDDKFKYYEEWVKELVDPKLDDYMRFGDGPGNQFFTCHWEAGSSSGTDPCTGVPHFWELEETFSVEYELTDEDGFYDDVAATLGIDKDWIAWGDRGKDYDCAAQAEDMPRRPYGNGNMPVCRRIYRRRLHVPVKASDDDIVVANPKEMLENAWTNITTLQETLLSTLAEVAIDIFKDATVQVPELEAVVAFAMPVLQLAESIDSMKDIKDIGERVMQEKKRELIFKILTFVFMALPFVGEALGPPGGQRGGTGPHRAARQRGRQRGRHHCRHHQGPDVCAICHVGAHCRRGGRRRQIVKDGELGGGVQGAGADEGGRLGQVSAEVSR